A single window of Rhodococcus jostii RHA1 DNA harbors:
- a CDS encoding MFS transporter, producing MTNRHDIPKTDEVAKRGKIRGLIAASTGTIVEYYDFTVYAYLAVVVAPLFFPGSDPTAALLASLAVFASAYLMRPLGGIFFGRVGDRSGRKTVLLLSVLLMGASSLLMAFLPTYETAGIIAPILLVLARLAQGFSAGGEFGGAMTYAYEITGPKRKGLAASFVFLGVTGGFALAAICVGSVSSLLSASQMASWGWRIPFLLGVPLLAICLWARSKIDDSSEHEKSVQDGAVENSPLLTLLKTQTVRVLQSIGISIPASACLYMVFTYLGIHLARENDLGTSEVAWISAGIIACITILMPVYGLITDRVGALKAYTGGIIACVVLVFPVLHLTATGSRTVAVGSFLVFGLAMAIVVVAVSAVLPSLFDSRTRVTGVALANNFANLVTGGTAAYVSTWLIRETGSAVSPGFFITASCFFGFVALLSIRRAASTIKNSQVMQSAPAESVDS from the coding sequence ATGACGAACCGGCACGACATACCTAAAACGGACGAAGTAGCGAAAAGAGGAAAAATACGCGGCCTGATTGCCGCGTCCACGGGAACAATCGTCGAGTACTACGACTTCACCGTGTACGCCTATCTTGCAGTGGTAGTGGCTCCGTTGTTTTTCCCCGGAAGTGATCCGACTGCTGCGTTGTTGGCCAGCCTGGCCGTTTTTGCGTCGGCTTACCTCATGCGTCCGCTCGGCGGCATCTTCTTCGGTCGAGTAGGCGACCGCAGCGGGCGGAAGACGGTGCTGCTGCTGTCCGTGCTGCTCATGGGAGCCTCGAGTCTCTTGATGGCCTTTCTTCCGACGTATGAGACCGCAGGCATTATTGCGCCCATTCTGCTCGTGCTGGCCCGCCTCGCTCAGGGCTTCTCGGCCGGCGGCGAATTCGGCGGCGCCATGACGTATGCCTACGAGATCACCGGACCGAAGCGGAAAGGGTTGGCGGCTTCCTTCGTCTTCCTGGGTGTAACCGGGGGGTTTGCGCTAGCCGCAATCTGCGTTGGTTCGGTGTCGAGCCTGCTGTCCGCGTCGCAGATGGCGTCGTGGGGTTGGCGCATCCCGTTCCTGTTGGGCGTTCCCCTTCTTGCGATCTGTCTATGGGCTAGAAGCAAAATCGACGATAGTTCCGAGCACGAAAAGTCTGTTCAGGATGGCGCGGTGGAGAATTCTCCACTTCTGACATTACTCAAGACACAGACCGTGAGAGTCCTTCAATCTATTGGTATTTCGATCCCCGCCAGCGCCTGCCTGTATATGGTTTTCACGTACCTCGGTATACATCTCGCGAGGGAAAATGATCTGGGGACCAGCGAAGTTGCATGGATCTCAGCAGGCATCATCGCCTGCATTACGATCCTGATGCCGGTGTACGGGTTGATCACCGACCGTGTCGGGGCGCTCAAGGCGTATACAGGTGGGATTATCGCGTGCGTCGTGTTGGTCTTCCCGGTTCTCCACCTGACAGCGACGGGAAGTCGAACGGTTGCGGTCGGTTCCTTCCTGGTGTTTGGACTGGCAATGGCGATAGTGGTCGTAGCCGTATCGGCTGTCTTGCCATCTCTATTCGACTCGCGCACACGAGTAACCGGTGTCGCTCTGGCCAATAACTTCGCGAATCTCGTGACCGGCGGAACGGCAGCTTACGTATCCACATGGCTGATCAGAGAAACCGGTAGCGCTGTATCCCCGGGATTCTTTATCACTGCTTCCTGCTTCTTCGGTTTCGTTGCTCTGCTCTCGATCAGGAGAGCAGCATCGACGATCAAGAACTCCCAAGTCATGCAGTCCGCGCCTGCAGAATCGGTCGACTCCTGA
- a CDS encoding excalibur calcium-binding domain-containing protein: protein MIVISALISGCGGGAPSSSTSPTTTASLARLVDASTARPTTTTSAAPATTTAALPMTTTSAVAPPVAPTTTVAVAPPPAPAVIPAAPQSSVSYASCADAKAAGAAPIYQGEAGYSTKLDRDKDGIACDK, encoded by the coding sequence GTGATAGTCATCTCCGCCCTCATCAGCGGCTGCGGCGGCGGCGCGCCGTCCAGCAGCACGTCGCCCACCACCACGGCCTCGTTGGCCCGGCTGGTCGACGCATCGACCGCACGACCCACGACCACCACCAGCGCGGCGCCCGCCACGACCACCGCCGCCCTGCCGATGACCACGACGTCGGCCGTCGCCCCGCCGGTCGCGCCCACGACAACGGTGGCCGTTGCTCCCCCGCCCGCCCCCGCCGTGATCCCGGCCGCCCCGCAATCATCGGTCAGCTACGCGTCCTGCGCCGACGCAAAAGCAGCCGGCGCCGCGCCGATCTACCAAGGCGAGGCCGGCTACTCGACGAAACTCGACCGGGACAAGGACGGTATCGCCTGCGACAAGTGA
- a CDS encoding AMP-binding enzyme translates to MPKQPASLQCSHSPAGAPIAVPTVHHSPCERVADAASRRPRDALGEVPIAFIVAADDSGIDEDDLRSRCPAALSYFKVPAEFIAVPGIPRTGSGRFNATGCTVHNQSSPTSPVDSAHPRCR, encoded by the coding sequence GTGCCCAAACAACCCGCGTCGCTGCAGTGCTCACACAGCCCAGCCGGTGCGCCGATTGCGGTACCGACGGTCCACCACAGCCCATGCGAGAGGGTGGCCGACGCGGCGTCGCGGCGGCCGCGCGACGCGCTCGGAGAGGTTCCCATCGCGTTTATCGTCGCAGCAGATGACAGCGGCATCGATGAGGACGATCTGCGGAGTCGCTGCCCGGCGGCGTTGTCCTACTTCAAAGTCCCCGCTGAATTCATTGCCGTACCAGGGATTCCACGTACCGGCTCGGGAAGATTCAACGCCACCGGCTGCACCGTCCACAATCAGTCGTCGCCGACTAGTCCCGTTGATTCCGCACATCCGCGTTGCCGGTAG
- a CDS encoding AraC family transcriptional regulator has translation MTATAATEIEVLDVEAAGPGARWETAVRDVSGPMTVQHRKRWGNATRLRSRDVGDLQLADWDCPPLHSVLSLGKDRDAERDVVVVVAGDWGDERLSFAGTDAALVSGTVVVATGGYDGDGFAVPERVRKRTLTLPRAALLAAGCDANIPGCLVLEQDRPLVGVLFTTLDQVWSRLPAMHPSEIEATRRALVALTAGIIRAETGSVTGRSALAALRAQIDNWITRNLRSGPIHIEDLAAAHNVSTRTIHRAFSLTGDTMTAVVRARRMAAVREELVNSNMTIATIAHRWCYYDPSHLRREFHRCFGVSPSEYRESHGC, from the coding sequence ATGACCGCGACCGCAGCCACCGAAATCGAAGTCCTCGACGTCGAGGCGGCCGGGCCTGGGGCCCGCTGGGAGACTGCGGTCCGCGATGTCTCGGGGCCCATGACGGTGCAACACCGCAAGAGGTGGGGCAATGCCACTCGCTTGCGTTCGCGAGACGTCGGCGACCTCCAGCTCGCGGACTGGGACTGCCCGCCCCTGCACAGCGTGCTGTCGCTGGGTAAAGATCGTGACGCTGAGCGCGATGTCGTCGTGGTCGTGGCAGGTGACTGGGGCGACGAGCGACTTTCCTTCGCTGGCACGGATGCCGCGCTGGTGAGCGGGACAGTGGTCGTGGCCACCGGCGGTTACGACGGTGACGGCTTCGCGGTGCCGGAGCGGGTCAGGAAACGCACGCTGACCCTGCCGCGGGCCGCGCTGCTGGCAGCTGGTTGCGACGCGAACATTCCCGGCTGCCTCGTGCTCGAGCAGGACCGGCCGCTGGTCGGCGTCCTGTTTACGACCCTTGACCAGGTCTGGAGCCGGCTACCAGCCATGCATCCCTCGGAGATCGAGGCGACCCGCCGGGCGCTGGTGGCACTGACTGCCGGCATCATCCGCGCAGAGACCGGCTCTGTCACAGGTCGATCGGCCTTGGCTGCTTTGCGCGCGCAGATTGACAACTGGATCACGCGCAATCTTCGTAGCGGTCCGATCCATATCGAGGATCTTGCGGCCGCCCACAACGTCTCGACACGAACCATCCACCGGGCCTTCTCCCTGACCGGGGACACCATGACCGCGGTCGTGCGCGCACGGCGAATGGCCGCGGTCCGCGAGGAACTTGTGAACTCCAACATGACCATCGCGACGATCGCTCACCGATGGTGCTACTACGACCCCAGCCACCTTCGCCGGGAGTTCCACCGCTGCTTCGGGGTCTCGCCGAGCGAGTACCGGGAAAGCCACGGTTGCTGA
- a CDS encoding NAD-dependent succinate-semialdehyde dehydrogenase: MRSEEALTSTQTSQQALLEAVPTGLYIGGQWRPSETGNTFPVHDPATGRELAVVADATVADGATALDAAATAQKAWSRTAPRERAELLRAAFDAVIARSDDFAMLMTLEMGKPLAEARGEVTYGAEFLRWFSEEAVRVSGRYSAAPDGKTRLLVHKRPVGPCLFITPWNFPLAMATRKIAPAIAAGCTMVVKPATLTPLTTLLFAQVLEEVGLPAGVLNVIPTSRAGAVTGPLIADPRLRKLSFTGSTEVGRRLLADSAEQVLRTSMELGGNAPFLVFADADIDAAVDGAVIAKLRNMGEACTAANRFIVHESVADEFATKLAGKMARLVVGPGIDADSQLGPLIDEESRAKVHDLVQDAVAHGAAIVTGGRPVPGDGYFYSPTVLTGVTTDARILREEVFGPVAPIMTFQDEEHAIQVANDTEYGLVAYVYTRDTARTLRMSEELESGMLGINVGVVSNPAAPFGGVKQSGLGREGGFEGIDEYLDIRYVGLADPYA, encoded by the coding sequence ATGAGAAGTGAGGAAGCCTTGACCAGCACCCAGACCTCCCAGCAGGCGCTACTCGAAGCGGTCCCGACCGGACTGTACATCGGCGGGCAGTGGCGTCCGTCCGAGACGGGGAACACCTTCCCCGTGCACGATCCGGCGACCGGCCGAGAACTCGCCGTCGTGGCCGACGCCACCGTCGCCGACGGAGCCACCGCCCTCGACGCCGCGGCCACCGCTCAGAAGGCCTGGTCACGAACAGCTCCCCGCGAACGTGCCGAACTTCTGCGGGCGGCGTTCGACGCCGTCATCGCTCGATCCGACGACTTCGCGATGCTGATGACCCTGGAAATGGGCAAACCGCTCGCCGAGGCGCGCGGCGAAGTGACCTACGGCGCCGAGTTCCTCCGGTGGTTCTCCGAGGAGGCCGTCCGCGTGTCGGGCCGATACTCGGCAGCACCCGACGGGAAGACCAGACTGCTGGTCCACAAGCGTCCCGTGGGCCCCTGCCTGTTCATCACCCCGTGGAACTTCCCGCTGGCCATGGCGACCCGCAAGATCGCCCCCGCGATCGCCGCCGGCTGCACCATGGTCGTCAAGCCCGCCACGCTCACGCCCCTGACCACCCTGCTGTTCGCGCAGGTCCTCGAAGAGGTCGGGCTGCCGGCCGGCGTGCTCAATGTCATCCCCACCTCGCGCGCCGGAGCGGTCACCGGCCCGCTCATCGCCGACCCCCGGCTGCGGAAGCTCTCGTTCACCGGATCGACCGAAGTCGGCCGGCGGCTGCTCGCGGACTCGGCGGAGCAGGTGCTGCGGACCTCCATGGAACTTGGCGGCAACGCGCCCTTTCTCGTGTTCGCCGATGCCGACATCGACGCAGCAGTCGACGGCGCCGTGATCGCCAAACTCCGGAACATGGGGGAAGCCTGCACGGCGGCGAATCGGTTCATCGTGCACGAGTCCGTCGCGGACGAGTTCGCGACCAAGCTCGCCGGCAAGATGGCGCGCCTGGTCGTCGGACCCGGTATCGACGCGGACTCCCAACTCGGCCCACTGATCGACGAGGAGTCCCGGGCCAAGGTTCACGACCTGGTCCAGGACGCCGTCGCACACGGCGCCGCGATCGTCACCGGCGGTCGACCGGTGCCGGGCGATGGCTACTTCTATTCCCCGACGGTGCTGACCGGCGTCACCACCGATGCGCGCATCCTCCGCGAAGAGGTCTTCGGACCCGTGGCCCCGATCATGACCTTCCAGGACGAGGAGCACGCCATCCAGGTCGCCAACGACACCGAATACGGACTCGTCGCCTACGTCTACACCCGCGATACCGCGCGCACCCTCCGCATGAGCGAGGAACTCGAATCCGGGATGCTGGGAATCAACGTCGGCGTCGTGTCCAACCCGGCCGCACCCTTCGGCGGGGTCAAGCAGTCGGGTCTCGGCCGCGAGGGCGGCTTCGAAGGAATCGACGAATACCTCGACATCCGGTACGTCGGGCTCGCAGACCCCTATGCCTGA
- a CDS encoding alcohol dehydrogenase catalytic domain-containing protein, which produces MKIRGAVLEASGRPRPYADSTPISITELELDSPGPGEVLVRIEAAGICHSDLSVVDGNRPRPIPMLLGHEAAGRIEQLGDGVSGLVVGQRVVMAFLPRCNNCAECRTDGKLPCSPGSAANNAGTLLCGGIRLHRDDTDIKHHLGVSGFATHAVVDQHSVVPVGDDVPPDIAAVLGCAVLTGGGAVINAGRPTPGQAVMVVGLGGVGMAALITALSLGEGEVIGVDSNPDKLTQATKLGASATYTPQDVAELNIQAPIVIEAAGHPRAFETALAATAPGGTTVTVGLPAPDARSSISPLALVAGARTIIGSYLGSAVPARDIPVFAQLWRDGKLPVEKLISSRIALSDINSAMDQLADGNAIRQVIIFDEK; this is translated from the coding sequence ATGAAGATTCGCGGAGCCGTTCTCGAGGCGAGCGGCCGTCCACGGCCGTACGCGGACTCCACACCGATCTCGATCACCGAGCTCGAACTCGATTCGCCGGGACCCGGCGAGGTCCTCGTCCGGATCGAAGCGGCCGGAATTTGCCATTCCGACCTGTCCGTCGTCGACGGCAACCGGCCGCGGCCGATCCCCATGCTGCTCGGCCACGAGGCGGCAGGCCGGATCGAACAGCTCGGCGACGGCGTATCCGGTTTGGTCGTCGGGCAGCGCGTCGTCATGGCCTTCCTGCCGCGCTGCAACAATTGCGCCGAATGCCGAACCGACGGCAAACTGCCCTGCTCCCCAGGCAGCGCAGCGAACAACGCGGGCACCCTCCTCTGCGGCGGTATCCGCCTGCACCGCGACGACACTGACATCAAACATCACCTCGGCGTCTCCGGTTTCGCCACACACGCTGTCGTCGACCAGCATTCGGTCGTACCCGTCGGGGACGACGTTCCACCCGACATCGCCGCCGTACTCGGGTGCGCCGTCCTCACCGGTGGCGGCGCGGTCATCAACGCCGGTCGCCCTACCCCGGGCCAAGCGGTCATGGTCGTCGGGCTCGGCGGTGTCGGCATGGCGGCGCTGATCACCGCGCTATCCCTCGGGGAGGGCGAGGTGATCGGCGTCGACTCGAATCCTGACAAGCTCACCCAGGCAACAAAGTTGGGTGCGTCCGCGACCTACACTCCCCAAGATGTCGCCGAGTTGAACATCCAGGCGCCGATCGTCATCGAGGCGGCAGGGCACCCACGCGCCTTCGAGACCGCCCTCGCCGCCACCGCCCCCGGCGGCACCACCGTCACCGTCGGCCTCCCGGCCCCGGACGCCCGGTCCTCGATCTCGCCGCTCGCTCTGGTGGCCGGCGCGCGGACCATCATCGGCAGCTACCTCGGCTCCGCGGTACCGGCCCGCGACATTCCGGTCTTTGCGCAGCTGTGGCGCGACGGAAAACTCCCGGTCGAGAAGCTGATCTCGTCCCGGATCGCGCTGTCGGACATCAACTCCGCCATGGACCAACTCGCCGACGGCAACGCCATCCGGCAAGTCATCATCTTCGATGAGAAGTGA
- a CDS encoding MBL fold metallo-hydrolase, whose translation MTIDAHSPSAGSGSSPAAPPIRATTYVGRWPQIPHDWPEMPTGTFSPTTATIVSGPTEAVLIDAQYLEDDVRDLGDLIERTGKTLTTIYITHAHADHYLGIGPLMERFPEAKCVALPQVVEAMKENMEEHRQQWAMMFGDACVVSDALPDPIEGDTLYVDGSPLKIIEVKQADIHPTSIVHIPAIDAVVAGDAVYNEIHPMLGLATPKEWQDWLETVELVEKLNPRMIVAGHRRPDGDDYAVETMIAQTRAYIQDFAAAYETAKGAEDLIDAMSAKYPDHGNLWSLEFSAMSVIALRDAQSSAADLVP comes from the coding sequence GTGACCATCGACGCTCACTCACCTAGCGCAGGCTCAGGATCGTCGCCGGCTGCACCGCCGATCCGTGCGACGACCTACGTCGGCCGCTGGCCCCAGATCCCGCATGATTGGCCCGAAATGCCCACCGGGACTTTCTCGCCGACCACCGCCACCATCGTGAGCGGCCCGACCGAGGCAGTTCTCATCGACGCCCAGTACCTCGAGGACGACGTCCGGGATCTCGGGGATCTGATCGAACGCACCGGGAAGACCCTCACCACGATCTACATCACGCATGCGCACGCCGATCACTACCTTGGCATCGGTCCCCTGATGGAGCGGTTCCCGGAGGCGAAGTGTGTCGCGCTGCCCCAGGTCGTCGAGGCCATGAAGGAAAACATGGAGGAACACCGTCAGCAGTGGGCGATGATGTTCGGCGACGCCTGCGTCGTCAGCGATGCGCTCCCCGACCCGATCGAGGGCGACACGCTATACGTCGACGGCTCACCACTGAAGATCATCGAGGTCAAGCAGGCCGACATCCACCCGACCTCGATCGTGCACATCCCGGCGATCGATGCCGTCGTGGCCGGTGACGCCGTCTACAACGAGATCCACCCGATGCTCGGCCTGGCGACGCCCAAGGAGTGGCAGGACTGGCTCGAGACCGTGGAGCTCGTAGAGAAGCTCAACCCTCGGATGATCGTCGCCGGCCACCGCCGGCCGGACGGCGACGATTACGCGGTCGAGACGATGATCGCGCAGACCCGCGCCTACATCCAGGACTTCGCGGCCGCCTACGAGACCGCGAAGGGCGCCGAAGACCTCATCGACGCCATGTCAGCCAAGTACCCGGACCACGGAAATCTTTGGTCGCTGGAGTTCTCCGCCATGAGTGTCATCGCGCTTCGCGACGCGCAGAGCTCCGCAGCCGACCTCGTCCCGTGA
- a CDS encoding NADH:flavin oxidoreductase gives MSIASDAVRTAQVLGRSFSVGNLTVPNRIVMAPLTRFFSPDGVPGHDVAQYYARRAAANVGLIITEGTLVQHPSSGSSDRVPRFWGEESLAGWRGVASAVHEAGGKIIPQLWHVGSTRTEGVGPVRTAPPVGPSGLALDGLPAGVALSTADIDDVIGAFATGAAAAQELGFDGVELHGAHGYLVDQFLWGRTNQRTDSYGGDLASRVRFAAEVVAAVRESIAPDFPVFFRLSQWKTGQYDARIAETPAELEAILTPLSDAGVDVFHASTRRYWIPEFEGSNLNLAGWAKNVTGKASVTVGSVGLDKEFVGPAGRPDRSAVTSIEELLDRAGRDEFDLVAVGRALIADPEWARKALDGRLEDAEPYDAALLETLH, from the coding sequence ATGTCCATCGCGTCAGATGCGGTACGTACTGCGCAGGTTCTCGGCCGCTCCTTCAGCGTCGGCAACCTCACCGTGCCCAACCGCATCGTCATGGCTCCGCTGACACGGTTCTTCTCCCCAGACGGGGTTCCCGGCCACGACGTGGCGCAGTACTACGCACGCCGGGCCGCCGCGAATGTCGGCCTGATCATCACCGAGGGGACTTTGGTCCAGCACCCCTCGTCGGGCTCCAGCGACCGGGTCCCGCGTTTCTGGGGCGAAGAATCGCTCGCTGGCTGGCGCGGTGTCGCATCGGCCGTCCACGAGGCCGGCGGAAAGATCATTCCGCAGCTCTGGCATGTCGGCTCCACGCGTACCGAGGGGGTCGGACCCGTCCGTACGGCGCCGCCCGTCGGACCCTCCGGTCTCGCCCTCGACGGCTTGCCGGCGGGGGTTGCCCTCAGTACAGCCGATATCGACGATGTCATCGGCGCTTTCGCGACCGGCGCTGCCGCCGCGCAGGAGCTCGGCTTCGACGGCGTCGAATTGCACGGTGCCCATGGCTACCTCGTCGATCAATTCCTCTGGGGACGGACGAATCAGCGTACGGATTCCTACGGCGGTGACCTCGCCTCCCGGGTCCGCTTCGCCGCCGAGGTCGTCGCGGCCGTCCGGGAATCCATCGCGCCCGACTTCCCGGTCTTCTTCCGACTGTCGCAGTGGAAGACCGGGCAGTACGACGCGCGTATTGCCGAGACACCCGCGGAATTGGAGGCGATTCTAACACCTCTCTCCGACGCAGGTGTCGACGTCTTCCATGCGTCCACTCGACGGTACTGGATTCCGGAGTTCGAAGGCAGCAACCTCAACCTGGCTGGCTGGGCCAAGAACGTCACCGGGAAGGCTTCCGTCACAGTCGGATCCGTCGGTCTCGACAAGGAGTTCGTGGGTCCGGCTGGACGTCCGGACCGGTCAGCCGTTACGAGTATCGAAGAACTTCTCGACCGTGCCGGACGTGATGAATTCGACCTCGTCGCGGTAGGACGTGCCCTGATCGCCGACCCCGAGTGGGCCCGCAAGGCGCTCGACGGGCGGCTCGAAGACGCCGAACCGTACGACGCGGCACTCCTCGAGACCCTTCACTGA
- a CDS encoding ATP-binding protein: protein MIAGEHVYPVPTLPVPDVDVRLAPGSATQFAAVDLFAARAAAVVPGFEITPDNEQAVIRLCQRLEGIPLAIELASVRLRVLTVEELAHRLDSRFELLREGSRNLPKRHQTLQALIDWSYELCTPAEQTLWARASVFAGGFGLDALEAVCADELLAEEVILDTVAGLTDKSILIRGEHGGRVRFRMLETIREYGHARLRESGSEAKVQRRHRDWYWRLIEKAAAEWFGPGQEAWAALLRVEHPNVRSALEFCLARPDEVRVGLRMAGLPWFLWTALGFMTEGRLWLDRALAMDQEPSLERVWALGTAADIAVFQGDEAAATALIDAVHDLAGRLGDPQGLAYATHMLGLRELGTDPSAAIPLLVEALERYGCADVPADYPNSVRPALTMAYVLSGELDRAAEVVEEACEQCKQAGERWLLSYAMWAKGFLRLLQGELEQAEADLCEALQLKRFTQDSLGLAFILDVLAWTAAASGDCERAAVLLGASDQAWQTIGVPLLGAKHLLARREHFENMARQAMGNPGFDTAFARGGQLTVEDMLSFALREHRVSPVEPRQADSLLTPREREVAELVAQGMSSKDVAAKLVISRRTVDVHVEHIFGKLGFNSRTQIATWVAQRRAPESPNR from the coding sequence ATGATCGCCGGTGAGCATGTGTACCCGGTTCCGACGCTCCCGGTGCCCGACGTCGATGTCCGTCTCGCTCCCGGCTCGGCGACGCAGTTCGCGGCTGTCGACCTGTTCGCCGCCCGGGCTGCTGCGGTCGTTCCCGGGTTCGAGATCACCCCCGACAATGAACAGGCGGTCATCCGGCTCTGTCAGCGGCTGGAGGGGATCCCGTTGGCGATCGAACTGGCGTCGGTACGGTTGCGCGTGCTCACGGTGGAGGAGCTCGCGCATCGGCTGGATAGTCGGTTCGAGCTGCTTCGCGAGGGCAGTCGTAACTTGCCGAAGCGGCATCAGACTCTTCAGGCACTGATCGACTGGAGCTACGAGCTGTGTACTCCGGCGGAGCAGACGCTGTGGGCGCGCGCATCAGTGTTCGCTGGTGGGTTCGGCCTTGACGCGCTCGAGGCTGTCTGCGCGGACGAGTTGCTTGCCGAGGAGGTCATTCTCGACACGGTGGCCGGGCTGACCGACAAGTCGATCTTGATCCGAGGCGAGCACGGCGGGCGCGTCAGGTTCCGCATGTTGGAGACTATCCGGGAGTACGGTCACGCCCGACTACGAGAGTCCGGCTCCGAAGCGAAGGTGCAGCGCAGGCACAGAGATTGGTACTGGCGGCTGATCGAGAAGGCTGCCGCGGAGTGGTTCGGTCCGGGACAGGAGGCCTGGGCGGCCCTGCTCCGTGTGGAACATCCGAACGTGCGCTCGGCGCTCGAATTCTGCCTCGCGCGGCCAGACGAGGTGCGCGTCGGACTGCGGATGGCGGGCCTGCCCTGGTTCCTCTGGACTGCGCTCGGCTTCATGACCGAAGGCCGCCTGTGGCTGGACCGGGCTTTGGCAATGGATCAAGAACCGAGTCTCGAGCGGGTTTGGGCGCTGGGCACCGCCGCCGACATCGCTGTCTTCCAGGGCGATGAGGCTGCTGCTACTGCACTGATCGACGCCGTCCACGATCTGGCGGGCCGACTGGGCGACCCACAGGGCCTGGCTTACGCAACCCATATGCTCGGCCTACGCGAACTGGGCACCGACCCGAGCGCTGCGATTCCACTGTTGGTTGAAGCGCTCGAGCGATATGGGTGCGCCGACGTACCCGCCGACTACCCCAACAGTGTGCGGCCTGCACTGACCATGGCCTACGTGCTGTCGGGCGAGCTGGACAGAGCCGCCGAAGTGGTCGAGGAGGCATGCGAACAGTGCAAGCAGGCCGGCGAGCGTTGGCTGTTGTCCTACGCCATGTGGGCGAAGGGGTTCTTGAGGCTCCTCCAAGGCGAGCTCGAGCAGGCCGAAGCCGATCTGTGCGAGGCGCTCCAGCTCAAGCGGTTCACCCAGGACAGTCTGGGCCTGGCGTTCATCCTGGACGTTCTCGCCTGGACCGCCGCGGCGAGCGGCGACTGCGAGCGGGCCGCCGTGCTCCTCGGCGCATCGGACCAGGCCTGGCAGACCATTGGCGTCCCACTGCTCGGAGCGAAACACCTGCTCGCGCGGCGCGAACACTTCGAGAACATGGCTCGGCAGGCGATGGGCAACCCCGGCTTCGACACCGCGTTTGCGCGCGGAGGCCAGCTCACCGTCGAGGACATGCTGAGCTTCGCGCTCCGAGAGCACCGAGTCTCCCCCGTCGAGCCCCGACAGGCCGACAGCTTGTTGACACCTCGAGAGCGCGAGGTCGCGGAGCTGGTGGCGCAGGGAATGTCGAGCAAGGACGTGGCAGCCAAGCTGGTCATCTCCCGGCGCACCGTCGACGTACACGTGGAGCACATCTTCGGGAAACTTGGGTTCAACTCCCGCACTCAGATCGCGACCTGGGTGGCACAACGGCGCGCGCCGGAATCGCCAAATCGGTGA
- a CDS encoding NAD(P)H-dependent flavin oxidoreductase, which produces MLSTRFTEEFGIEHPIVCGGMTAVGTADLIAPVANAGALGFLTALTQPTPEALAKEIARCRTMTDRPFGVNLTILPTLTPVPYDEYREAIIDSGITIVETAGSNPAEHVAAFKKAGVKVIHKAVAVRHALKAEAIGVDAISIDGFECAGHPGNDDIPGLVLIPAAARQVRIPLIASGGFATGSGLVAALALGASAVNMGTRFVASTEAPVHQNVKDQIVANDERATQLVFREFNNTARVARNTISEEIARRSAQPGATFADVADLASGARGRDRVLTHGDMHDGMWWAGQAQGLIDSVQSCQEIVDGIIDEADRIITGLGHTIPATARTASQAV; this is translated from the coding sequence ATGCTTTCGACACGGTTCACCGAGGAATTCGGGATCGAGCACCCCATCGTGTGCGGTGGAATGACCGCCGTCGGCACCGCCGACCTGATCGCGCCGGTGGCCAACGCCGGAGCCCTCGGGTTCCTCACGGCACTCACCCAACCGACTCCGGAAGCCCTGGCCAAGGAGATCGCACGCTGCCGAACCATGACCGACCGCCCGTTCGGCGTCAACCTCACGATCCTTCCGACGCTCACCCCCGTGCCCTACGACGAGTACCGCGAAGCGATCATCGACAGCGGCATCACCATCGTCGAGACGGCCGGGTCCAATCCGGCAGAGCATGTCGCAGCGTTCAAGAAAGCGGGCGTCAAAGTCATCCACAAAGCGGTGGCCGTGCGGCACGCCCTCAAAGCGGAAGCGATCGGCGTCGACGCAATCAGCATCGACGGCTTCGAGTGCGCCGGCCACCCAGGCAACGACGACATCCCCGGACTCGTTCTCATCCCCGCAGCCGCCCGCCAGGTTCGGATCCCCCTGATCGCCAGCGGCGGCTTCGCCACCGGCAGCGGCCTGGTCGCCGCCCTCGCCCTGGGCGCATCCGCAGTCAACATGGGCACCCGCTTCGTCGCCTCCACCGAAGCCCCCGTCCACCAAAACGTGAAAGACCAAATCGTCGCCAACGACGAACGCGCGACCCAACTGGTATTCCGCGAGTTCAACAACACCGCACGAGTGGCCCGCAACACGATCTCGGAGGAAATCGCCCGCCGCTCCGCACAACCCGGCGCCACCTTCGCCGACGTCGCCGACCTCGCCTCCGGAGCACGCGGACGCGACCGCGTCCTCACCCACGGCGACATGCACGACGGCATGTGGTGGGCCGGCCAAGCCCAGGGCCTGATCGACTCCGTGCAGAGCTGCCAGGAAATCGTCGACGGCATCATCGACGAGGCCGACCGCATCATCACCGGCCTCGGCCACACCATCCCGGCAACCGCCCGTACCGCATCCCAGGCGGTCTGA